TGCCGGACGAGATGGTGGCGCGTCATCCGTTTCCCGGGCCCGGGCTCGCGATTCGGGTCATCGGCGAGGTCACCGAGGAGCGCCTGGCGATTCTTCGGGACGCCGACGCGATCGTGACCGGGGAGATCCGCCGCGCGGGGTTCAGCCGCGACGTCTGGCAGGCGTTCGCCGTGCTGCTGCCTGTGCACACGGTCGGCGTCGCCGGCGACGCGCGGACCTACGGACACGTCGTCGCGGTCCGCGCCGTGACGAGCGAGGACGGGATGACGGCCGACTGGGCGAGGCTGCCCGCGGATCTACTCGAGACGATCAGCAACCGCATCACGGGCGAGGTGAAAGGCGTCAGCCGCGTGGTCTACGACATCAGCAGCAAGCCGCCCGCCACAATCGAGTGGGAGTAGCCTCGTCCGCCGGCGGGGGCGGATCGCGCTCCCGCAGGACAAGTCGTAGACTGGTAGCGCCATGACATCCGCCGTCGACATCGAATCCCTGCTCAACCCGGCCCAACTCGACGCCGTACGCCACCCCGGCGGTCCGCTGCTGGTGCTGGCCGGCGCCGGCTCCGGCAAGACGCGCGTCCTGACGTATCGGATCGGGGGGTTGATCCACGACCGCGGGGTCGCCCCGTCGCAGATCCTCGCGGTGACGTTTACCAACAAGGCCGCCGGCGAGATGCGGGAACGCCTGATGCGCGTCCTCGGCCCGGGGGCGGCCCGGGCGCTGTGGATCGGCACGTTCCACTCGATCGCAAGCCGCATCCTGAGAATCTCCGGCGCTCCGCTCCGTCTCGACCCGCGATTCGTGATCTACGACACCGATGATCAGCGGTCGCTGATGCGCGAGATCCTCCGCTCGTTCGACGTGGACGACCGTCAGTTCCCGCCGTCCGCGGTGCTCGCCGAGATCAGCCGGGCGAAGAACGAGCTCGTGGACCACGTTGCCTACGCGACCCGCGCCGAAACCCGCCGGGAAGAGGTGATCGGGACGCTGTACGCCGCCTACGAACGCCGGCTCGACGAGTGTCATGCGCTGGATTTCGACGATCTGCTCGTCCGCGCCGTCCAACTGTTTCGCGATCATCCCCAGGTGCTCGCGGAGTACCAGGCACGCTTTGTGCACGTCCTGGTCGACGAATACCAGGATACGAACCACACGCAGTACGTGCTCGTCAATCTGCTGGCGCGGCGGCACCGCAACCTGTCCGTGGTCGGCGACGACGACCAGGCGATCTATCGGTGGCGGGGCGCTGACGTGCGGAACATCTTGGAGTTCGAGCGCGACTACCCGGAGGCCAAGGTCGTCACGCTCGAACAGAACTATCGATCCACCCAACGCATCCTTCGCGTCGCGTCTGCGGTGATCCGGCACAACCCTCACCGGCACGCAAAGACGTTGTGGACCGACAACGCCGAGGGCGACGCGGTGACGCTGTTCGAGGCCTGGGACGGCTACGAAGAGGCGCGGTACGTCGGGGAGCAGATTAAGGGGCACACCGCCGCGGGAGGGCGCGCGGGCGAGATCGCCGTGCTGTACCGCACGCACGCGCAGTCGCGACAGTTCGAGGAGATGTTCCTGCGGCTCGGCGTGCCGTATCGGATCGTCGGGGGACTCCGATTCTACGAGCGCGCGGAGGTCAAGGACATGCTCGCGTACCTCCGCGCGGCGTACAATCCTGCGGACGAGGCCAGTCTCCGCCGCGTCCTGAACGTGCCTCGCCGCGGCGTCGGCGACACGACCGTGCGGCGGCTCGAGGCGTGGGCGCGGGAGGAAGGCGTTTCGTTCTGGGACGCGCTTCGCAGGGCCGGAGAGGCCGGTGTGGCCGCCGCGGCGCGCCGCGCCGTGGAGGAGTTCGTCGGGGTCGTCGGACAGATCGCGGCGTTCGCCGCCGATCACCCGGCGAGCGAGGCCCTGGGCCGCGCGCTCGACCTCACCGGCTATCGCCGCGCGCTCGAGGCCGAAGGGACAGACGAAGCGTACGCCAGGCTGGAGAACCTGGATGAGCTTGCTGCGGTCGCCCAGGAGGTCGAGGAGATGACCGGGGACGCGTCGCTCGAGGCGCTCCTGCAGCACCTCGCGCTGATCACCGACGCGGACACGATCGACGCCCGCGCGGACCGGGTGACGTTGATGACCCTGCACAGCGCGAAGGGCCTTGAGTTTCCGGTCGTGGTGCTCGCCGGGCTCGAGGAAGGGTTGTTTCCCCACGCCCGGTCGCTCGAGGACCCGAAAGGGATGGAGGAGGAGCGCCGGCTCTGCTACGTCGGGATGACGCGCGCTCAATCCCGCCTGCTGCTGACCTATGCGCGGCAGCGGACCGTCTACGGCACCTCGCGGCCGAGCCTGCCGTCGCGCTTCCTCGCCGAGATCCCGGAGGACGCGATCGATCGGGGGACGTCTCCTCGCACGGCCACGAACGAATGGCCGGACGAAGACCGTCCGATCCCGGAGGTCGCCCTGGGGGACGTTGTGCGGCACAAAACGTTCGGCACCGGCCGGGTCCTCGAGGTGGACGGGGACGGGCCGCGCGCGATCATCACCGTCCGGTTCGACGCCGTGGGGACGAAGCGCCTCGC
Above is a window of bacterium DNA encoding:
- a CDS encoding UvrD-helicase domain-containing protein; the protein is MTSAVDIESLLNPAQLDAVRHPGGPLLVLAGAGSGKTRVLTYRIGGLIHDRGVAPSQILAVTFTNKAAGEMRERLMRVLGPGAARALWIGTFHSIASRILRISGAPLRLDPRFVIYDTDDQRSLMREILRSFDVDDRQFPPSAVLAEISRAKNELVDHVAYATRAETRREEVIGTLYAAYERRLDECHALDFDDLLVRAVQLFRDHPQVLAEYQARFVHVLVDEYQDTNHTQYVLVNLLARRHRNLSVVGDDDQAIYRWRGADVRNILEFERDYPEAKVVTLEQNYRSTQRILRVASAVIRHNPHRHAKTLWTDNAEGDAVTLFEAWDGYEEARYVGEQIKGHTAAGGRAGEIAVLYRTHAQSRQFEEMFLRLGVPYRIVGGLRFYERAEVKDMLAYLRAAYNPADEASLRRVLNVPRRGVGDTTVRRLEAWAREEGVSFWDALRRAGEAGVAAAARRAVEEFVGVVGQIAAFAADHPASEALGRALDLTGYRRALEAEGTDEAYARLENLDELAAVAQEVEEMTGDASLEALLQHLALITDADTIDARADRVTLMTLHSAKGLEFPVVVLAGLEEGLFPHARSLEDPKGMEEERRLCYVGMTRAQSRLLLTYARQRTVYGTSRPSLPSRFLAEIPEDAIDRGTSPRTATNEWPDEDRPIPEVALGDVVRHKTFGTGRVLEVDGDGPRAIITVRFDAVGTKRLALGYAPLERVSPAP